Proteins encoded together in one Larus michahellis chromosome 4, bLarMic1.1, whole genome shotgun sequence window:
- the ALKBH1 gene encoding nucleic acid dioxygenase ALKBH1, with protein sequence MRESAQTHCSTPSREPQPRRCRTCRRVSWSDALPPAPRWPPPSWELRREGGQPAPPRPASPALRRSAKMAAAALTREGGEDAFRRLFRFYRQRDVSDLRGVVDFSVPGGQVFRSQLSISSVSDQDAYRAGLQPVSQWKAYGLTGYPGFIFIPNPFIPGCQRHWVKQCLKLYPQKPNVCNLDLHMAPEKTVDLWGQSKEQLRRKGSSKWEPRSLLEKLRWVTLGYHYNWDTKKYSANHHTPFPSDLAFLSEQVAAACGFRGFQAQAGILNYYHFDSSLGIHADESELDHSRPLLSFSFGQSSIFLLGGLKREEAPTAMFMHSGDIMVMSGFSRLLYHAVPRVLPNPEGTALPSCLDQALSSDLPVGSVIEHSSDEDWQVCAKYLQSSRINMTIRQVLAEGQKFPEESGTNGKGQAPSEDNHHQENSRAKRHKPNTDS encoded by the exons ATGAGGGAGTCGGCGCAGACTCACTGCTCGACACCGTCCAGGGAACCTCAGCCACGAAGATGTCGAACATGTCGAAGAGTCTCCTGGAGCGACGCCCTGCCGCCCGCACCGCGCtggccgccgccatcttgggagcTGCGGCGGGAAGGGGGGcagccggccccgccccgccctgccagccccgccCTCCGCCGCTCGGccaaaatggcggcggcggccctgaCCCGGGAGGGCGGGGAGGACGCCTTCCGCCGGCTCTTTCGCTTCTACCGGCAACGCGACGTGTCGGACTTGCGGGGTGTGGTGGACTTCTCCGTGCCGGGGGGCCAG GTGTTCAGATCACAGCTCAGTATTTCTTCAGTCAGTGATCAAGATGCCTACAGAGCAGGTTTACAGCCAGTTAGCCAGTGGAAAGCCTATGGCCTCACTGGGTATCCGG GGTTTATTTTCATACCAAACCCTTTCATTCCGGGCTGCCAGCGTCACTGGGTGAAACAGTGTCTCAAGCTATACCCCCAGAAACCCAATGTCTGCAACCTGGACCTGCACATGGCTCCTGAGAAGACCGTTGACTTGTGGGGACAGagcaaggagcagctgag AAGGAAAGGTTCCAGTAAATGGGAGCCCAGAAGCTTATTGGAGAAACTGCGCTGGGTTACCCTTGGTTACCATTATAATTGGGATACTAAG aAGTACTCAGCAAATCACCACACTCCTTTCCCCTCAGACCTTGCATTCCTGTCAGAACAAGTGGCCGCAGCCTGTGGGTTCCGGGGTTTCCAAGCCCAAGCAGGGATCTTGAACTACTATCATTTTGACTCTTCATTGGGAATTCATGCAGATGAGTCTGAACTAGACCATTCTCGACCCCTTTTATCATTCAG TTTTGGGCAATCCTCGATATTTTTGCTTGGGGGCCTGAAGCGGGAGGAGGCCCCAACAGCAATGTTCATGCACAGTGGAGATATCATGGTGATGTCTGGCTTCAGCCGTCTGCTGTACCATGCTGTCCCCCGGGTCCTCCCCAACCCTGAAGGGACAGCTTTGCCTTCGTGCCTGGACCAAGCGCTTTCTTCAGACCTTCCTGTTGGCTCAGTCATTGAGCACAGCTCTGATGAGGATTGGCAGGTCTGTGCCAAGTACTTGCAGTCTTCCCGCATTAATATGACTATTCGGCAGGTGTTGGCTGAGGGTCAGAAATTTCCAGAGGAATCTGGGACAAATGGAAAGGGCCAAGCACCTTCTGAAGACAATCACCATCAGGAAAACAGCAGAGCCAAGAGACATAAACCAAATACAGACAGCTGA